In Microcoleus sp. bin38.metabat.b11b12b14.051, one genomic interval encodes:
- a CDS encoding peptidase C15 — MTNKILLTSFDTWLPHQKSNSSDDLLAKISQKQYLPYSLTFLRKLPVDFEEAPNLAIAQINKIKPDIIICCGMAESRQNLTIESCACGDTDILKTAVKLEPLIADLATTEISHEAGKYVCEALYYAVLKHIYDAKIAAQSIFVHVPIFTDENLDKIVADFLLIMNRLTTRRD, encoded by the coding sequence ATGACTAACAAAATCCTGCTAACATCATTTGATACTTGGCTTCCGCATCAGAAATCGAACTCTTCCGATGACTTATTAGCCAAAATTTCTCAAAAGCAATATTTACCTTATTCCCTGACTTTTTTGAGAAAACTGCCCGTAGATTTTGAAGAAGCGCCGAATTTGGCGATCGCCCAAATCAACAAAATCAAACCCGACATCATTATCTGCTGCGGCATGGCCGAAAGCCGGCAAAACTTAACCATAGAATCTTGTGCTTGTGGCGATACAGACATTCTGAAAACAGCAGTCAAGCTCGAACCGCTCATCGCTGATTTAGCCACCACCGAAATCAGTCACGAAGCCGGGAAATATGTTTGCGAAGCCCTATATTACGCAGTTTTAAAGCATATTTACGATGCTAAAATTGCCGCTCAATCTATTTTCGTCCACGTCCCAATTTTCACTGATGAAAATCTCGACAAAATTGTCGCCGATTTTTTATTAATCATGAACCGCCTAACTACACGCAGGGACTAG
- a CDS encoding bifunctional 2-polyprenyl-6-hydroxyphenol methylase/3-demethylubiquinol 3-O-methyltransferase UbiG encodes MTKKPTSAASSPELPVSDSPETYAPLTDSNRLKLILKERLKKNIGIKGDFYLPCVPSMLDDYLKLLSDFLQLLGQNLDAAQTENLRTLIANALAEGFKNSPHASLIVSYFPANPQTGLAGGITMNTKIQVESMAQKYHTWPDIRPEPLFGSHPDAKVMAIVAELGEPGKAAILDVGAGPGRNSLPLARLGHSVDAIELTPIFAEKLSAAATAENLPIHVTQGDVLDPLLRMKTYRYKLAIATEVISHFRYPEQVRLFLGKMSDAVLSGGFILFSTFLAIDGYEPDEMAKQMSELCWSYLITRQELQAAIEGLPLEIIADESVIEYEQKHLPDGAWPPTPWFVSWASGRDLFPVQETPPLELRWILVKRL; translated from the coding sequence GTGACTAAAAAACCCACCAGTGCCGCATCTTCCCCCGAATTACCCGTCAGCGACTCACCCGAAACTTATGCGCCGCTGACAGACTCCAATCGCCTCAAATTAATTCTCAAAGAAAGACTCAAAAAGAACATCGGCATCAAGGGAGACTTTTATCTACCTTGCGTGCCATCGATGTTAGACGACTATCTGAAATTACTCTCCGACTTCTTGCAACTTCTCGGACAAAACCTCGATGCTGCCCAAACCGAAAACTTGCGAACATTAATCGCCAACGCCTTAGCAGAAGGATTCAAAAATTCTCCCCACGCTAGTCTAATCGTCTCATACTTTCCCGCCAATCCTCAAACTGGTTTAGCCGGCGGCATTACTATGAATACCAAGATTCAAGTCGAATCGATGGCCCAGAAATATCATACCTGGCCGGATATTCGCCCCGAACCTTTGTTTGGCAGCCATCCCGATGCTAAAGTTATGGCAATTGTCGCCGAATTAGGCGAACCGGGTAAAGCAGCTATTTTAGATGTTGGTGCGGGCCCAGGGCGCAATAGTCTACCTTTAGCTAGGTTAGGACATTCCGTGGATGCGATCGAGCTAACGCCGATATTTGCCGAAAAACTATCCGCAGCAGCCACCGCTGAAAATTTGCCGATTCATGTCACCCAAGGCGACGTTTTAGATCCTTTATTGAGGATGAAAACCTATCGATACAAATTAGCAATTGCTACCGAAGTTATCTCGCACTTCCGCTATCCCGAACAAGTCCGCTTATTCCTGGGTAAAATGTCGGATGCTGTGTTAAGTGGCGGGTTTATCTTGTTTAGCACTTTCTTAGCTATCGATGGGTACGAACCCGACGAGATGGCAAAACAAATGTCAGAATTGTGTTGGTCTTATTTAATTACCAGACAAGAATTGCAAGCAGCAATCGAGGGTTTACCATTAGAAATTATTGCGGATGAATCGGTGATTGAATACGAACAAAAACATTTGCCTGATGGTGCGTGGCCGCCGACACCTTGGTTTGTGAGTTGGGCGAGTGGACGCGATTTATTTCCTGTGCAAGAAACACCGCCGTTAGAGTTGCGGTGGATACTGGTTAAACGGTTGTAG
- the cobM gene encoding precorrin-4 C(11)-methyltransferase: protein MTLTEIASLIPGVYIVGAGPGDPDLLTVKAQKLLAAADVILFADSLVPKQILEGVRADAEVIQTADKTLEEIVPLMVERVRDGKSVVRLHSGDPCLYGAVGEQMQALAEAGIAFEVIPGISAFQLAAAKLKIELTVPGVVQTIILTRISGRTEVPEREELASLAAHQASLCLYLSARHVEQAQAKLMEHYSSDLPVAICYRLGWPDEKIVLVALDKMAIATHEHNLIRTTMYVISPALGKDVEGRSRLYHPEHDRLFRSKEVRQRIL, encoded by the coding sequence ATGACTTTGACAGAGATTGCATCCCTAATTCCAGGGGTATACATTGTAGGTGCAGGCCCGGGAGACCCGGATTTGTTGACTGTTAAGGCTCAAAAATTACTGGCTGCGGCTGATGTCATATTATTTGCCGATTCCCTAGTTCCCAAGCAAATTTTGGAGGGGGTGCGCGCGGATGCTGAAGTTATCCAAACTGCTGATAAGACTCTCGAAGAGATTGTACCTTTGATGGTGGAACGAGTGCGAGACGGCAAAAGCGTTGTCCGCCTTCATTCGGGAGATCCCTGTCTCTACGGGGCTGTGGGTGAACAAATGCAGGCTTTGGCCGAAGCGGGAATTGCTTTTGAGGTAATTCCGGGAATTAGCGCTTTCCAACTGGCGGCGGCTAAACTGAAAATTGAGTTAACAGTTCCCGGGGTTGTGCAGACAATTATTTTGACGCGGATTAGTGGCCGAACTGAAGTACCGGAACGTGAAGAATTGGCGAGTTTAGCGGCCCATCAAGCGAGTTTGTGCTTGTATTTGAGCGCGCGCCATGTCGAGCAAGCTCAAGCTAAGTTGATGGAACATTACTCGTCTGATTTACCTGTGGCGATTTGTTATCGGTTGGGTTGGCCGGATGAGAAAATTGTGTTGGTTGCTCTTGACAAAATGGCGATCGCCACTCATGAACATAATTTAATCAGAACGACGATGTATGTGATTAGTCCGGCTTTGGGTAAAGATGTTGAAGGGCGATCGCGATTGTATCATCCAGAGCACGATCGGCTGTTCCGATCGAAGGAAGTTCGGCAGCGGATTTTGTAG
- a CDS encoding flavin reductase family protein has translation MLDEQAKKTILRKIPHGLYICGVKDGEEVNGFTASWVMQSSFTPPLVVNCVKQDSKSHAMIKASGVFALSFLEAGQKDLAQNFFKPQRRVGNKFEDVEFYLGPETGCPIISDTLGYVECNVVGAVEHGDHTVFVGEVIGAGVHREGAPLLLESTGWNYGG, from the coding sequence GTGTTAGATGAACAAGCTAAAAAGACCATACTGCGGAAAATCCCCCACGGATTGTACATCTGCGGTGTCAAAGACGGGGAAGAAGTCAACGGTTTCACCGCTAGCTGGGTGATGCAATCTTCCTTTACCCCTCCCTTAGTCGTCAACTGCGTTAAGCAAGACTCTAAATCCCACGCCATGATCAAAGCCAGCGGTGTCTTTGCTTTGAGTTTCCTGGAAGCTGGACAAAAAGACTTAGCCCAGAACTTCTTTAAGCCGCAGCGCCGCGTTGGTAATAAATTTGAGGATGTAGAATTTTATCTGGGCCCCGAAACCGGTTGTCCGATTATTTCGGATACTCTGGGTTACGTTGAGTGCAATGTTGTCGGTGCTGTGGAACATGGGGATCACACGGTTTTTGTGGGAGAGGTTATCGGTGCTGGGGTTCACCGCGAGGGCGCTCCGTTGCTGTTAGAAAGCACTGGCTGGAATTACGGCGGCTAA
- a CDS encoding dienelactone hydrolase family protein, translating into MKDLTRRQFITVTALTAGFALAVHPISLATITTDSTGLVAGEVKIPVKDGQIPAYRAMPASGSNFPVILVVQEVFGVHAHIQDICRRFAKLGYLAIAPELYSRQGDVSKITDIQEIVSKVVSKVPDAQVMSDLDATVDWAQKSGKGNINKLGITGFCWGGRIVWLYAAHNPKVKAGVAWYGRLASASTALTPKQPIDLAATLKVPVLGLYGGKDDLIPNDTVEKMRQLLKTGSSGSEIVVYPDAPHGFNADYRPTYRKIEADDAWKKLQDWFKKYGVV; encoded by the coding sequence ATGAAAGATTTAACTCGCAGACAATTTATCACTGTCACCGCATTAACCGCCGGATTTGCCTTAGCAGTTCATCCTATTTCTTTGGCAACTATTACCACAGATTCAACTGGTTTAGTTGCAGGTGAAGTGAAAATTCCGGTCAAAGATGGGCAAATTCCAGCTTACAGGGCAATGCCTGCTAGCGGTAGCAATTTTCCAGTGATTTTAGTGGTTCAAGAAGTCTTCGGAGTTCACGCACACATTCAAGATATTTGTCGCCGTTTTGCTAAATTAGGTTATTTGGCGATCGCCCCTGAACTGTATTCTCGTCAAGGTGATGTTTCTAAAATCACCGACATTCAAGAAATTGTCAGTAAAGTTGTCTCGAAAGTTCCCGATGCTCAAGTTATGTCCGATTTAGATGCTACCGTAGATTGGGCGCAAAAGTCTGGAAAGGGCAATATTAATAAGTTGGGCATTACCGGGTTTTGCTGGGGTGGCAGAATTGTCTGGCTGTACGCCGCCCACAACCCGAAAGTTAAAGCTGGTGTGGCTTGGTACGGGCGTTTAGCTAGCGCTTCTACGGCTTTGACTCCCAAACAGCCGATCGACCTTGCAGCCACCTTGAAAGTGCCCGTATTGGGTCTTTACGGTGGCAAAGATGACTTAATTCCCAATGATACAGTCGAGAAAATGCGGCAACTTCTCAAAACTGGCAGCAGCGGTTCCGAAATCGTGGTTTATCCAGATGCGCCCCACGGTTTTAACGCTGACTATCGCCCCACATACCGGAAAATAGAAGCTGATGATGCTTGGAAAAAGCTACAAGATTGGTTTAAGAAGTACGGAGTTGTTTGA
- the lgt gene encoding prolipoprotein diacylglyceryl transferase: protein MVLNILALPLGFQFTSPGPIIFQLGPVAIRWYGLLIASAVLIGVSLSQYLAEKRRVNPELLGDLAIWLVLGAIPCARIYYVAFEWQQYAQRPEDIIAIWKGGIAIHGAILGGTIAALIFAKIQRVSFWQLADLIAPSAILGQAIGRWGNFFNSEAFGSPTDLPWKLYIPPNSRPIAYANFEYFHPTFLYESLWNLTVFGLLLTLFFRDLQGKIRLKTGALFLVYIAAYSSGRVWIEGLRTDSLMFGPLRAAQMVSLTGIVLGLSGLAWLYLLDRPLPDVVSATGDRAKVAPKSPEDQ from the coding sequence ATGGTGCTAAATATTCTCGCGCTACCTCTAGGCTTTCAATTTACATCGCCAGGCCCGATTATCTTTCAACTCGGCCCCGTAGCTATCCGTTGGTACGGACTGTTGATAGCTTCTGCTGTCTTAATTGGCGTCAGTCTATCCCAATATTTGGCAGAAAAGCGCCGCGTTAACCCGGAATTGCTGGGCGATTTAGCAATTTGGCTGGTTCTGGGCGCTATTCCTTGTGCTCGAATTTACTATGTGGCTTTTGAGTGGCAGCAATACGCCCAAAGGCCTGAAGATATTATTGCGATTTGGAAAGGCGGAATTGCCATTCACGGGGCGATTTTGGGCGGCACAATCGCAGCTTTAATTTTTGCGAAAATCCAGCGAGTTTCTTTTTGGCAATTAGCAGATTTAATCGCGCCTTCAGCAATTCTAGGTCAGGCGATCGGACGCTGGGGAAATTTCTTTAATTCTGAAGCTTTTGGTAGTCCTACGGATTTACCTTGGAAACTCTATATTCCCCCAAACAGTCGCCCGATCGCCTATGCTAATTTTGAATACTTCCATCCCACATTTCTCTACGAATCTCTGTGGAATTTGACAGTATTTGGGTTGCTGCTGACTTTATTTTTCCGCGATTTGCAAGGCAAAATTAGGTTAAAAACTGGTGCTTTGTTTTTGGTTTACATCGCAGCTTACAGTTCCGGTAGAGTCTGGATTGAAGGGTTGCGAACTGATAGTTTAATGTTCGGGCCGCTGCGGGCGGCACAGATGGTAAGCTTGACTGGGATTGTTTTAGGATTGAGTGGTTTGGCTTGGCTTTATTTGCTCGATCGCCCTTTGCCAGATGTGGTCTCAGCCACGGGCGATCGCGCCAAGGTTGCTCCCAAATCGCCAGAGGATCAATAA
- a CDS encoding carbohydrate ABC transporter permease, translating to MVPIKSGRFNWLDNESIAAWTFLAPALLFLGTFLIWPIAYLFYLSFTKGSFTQSGVRLIGFNNYSRLLTNPDFWQVLQNTIYFTTATVIPSLIIPLGLAVLLNRSFAWRGALRTAYFIPSITSLVAVGLGWRWLFQTDGPVNDMLRAIGLNPIPWLSSTVWAMPVIILLSVWKQLGFNMVVFLAGLQAIPVNRYEAAELDGANGWQQFWHITLPGLRPTLVFATVTTAIFTLRSFEQVYVITGGGPLNSTNLLVYYIYDQAFSQFDFGYAAAAATFLMAIALILVYVQLRVWGDDS from the coding sequence ATGGTTCCGATAAAATCTGGGCGTTTTAACTGGTTGGACAATGAGTCGATCGCAGCTTGGACATTTCTAGCCCCAGCTTTGCTGTTTCTGGGTACTTTTTTGATTTGGCCGATCGCCTATTTATTCTACCTCAGCTTTACCAAAGGCAGCTTTACCCAGTCGGGAGTGCGTTTGATTGGCTTCAACAACTACTCGCGCCTGCTCACAAACCCGGATTTTTGGCAAGTTCTCCAAAACACGATCTATTTTACAACCGCGACAGTCATTCCCAGTTTAATAATTCCGTTGGGTTTGGCCGTTTTGCTAAATCGCTCGTTTGCTTGGCGGGGAGCTCTCCGCACTGCTTATTTTATCCCTTCGATTACCTCTCTAGTGGCTGTTGGCTTGGGTTGGCGGTGGTTGTTTCAAACCGATGGCCCGGTGAATGATATGCTCAGGGCGATCGGCTTAAATCCGATACCTTGGCTGAGTAGCACAGTTTGGGCAATGCCCGTCATAATCTTGCTCAGTGTTTGGAAACAATTAGGCTTTAATATGGTAGTATTTTTAGCAGGATTGCAAGCAATTCCTGTAAATCGTTACGAAGCAGCAGAATTGGATGGAGCTAATGGTTGGCAGCAATTTTGGCACATCACTTTACCCGGTTTGCGGCCGACTTTAGTATTTGCTACCGTCACTACAGCTATTTTTACCCTGCGGAGTTTCGAGCAAGTTTACGTCATTACCGGCGGCGGCCCTTTGAACTCTACTAATTTGCTAGTTTATTATATTTACGATCAAGCTTTTTCGCAATTTGATTTTGGCTATGCAGCCGCTGCGGCAACTTTCCTGATGGCCATAGCTTTGATATTAGTTTATGTTCAGCTTCGAGTTTGGGGCGACGATTCTTAA
- a CDS encoding type IV pilin-like G/H family protein has product MQKTYLNISRLLIGGCCLLSVSKFAISAIAQPIAPPAPILAQTTTPTAKTVAEKLVGQWQLQYLLSVPVTVIFTQEGKLFILTWSFPFAPPTEPLTAYEFKYRINSTTQPMAIDVIANAIETLQTIFEFTPNGQIRVEFIGLKSREARPTTFTTGALFLQKLSTTTALPRNTIIKTFNQFVGETSRQAYESVQYIRSMLNAQQAFYAENTKFATTFEEMGIGMKFEEENYRYQILSQSNFTEDVIMTVQAKKPQLRSYTGAVFLVQVKDDKENVRTSVAFSCVTNWPSTSPPPRPIVPKNNDPENFRCPVGSSLITR; this is encoded by the coding sequence ATGCAAAAAACATACTTAAATATTTCTAGATTGCTGATTGGTGGCTGTTGCTTGTTGTCTGTGAGCAAGTTTGCTATAAGTGCGATCGCCCAACCGATCGCACCGCCAGCCCCAATTCTAGCCCAAACAACTACTCCCACAGCCAAAACTGTAGCCGAAAAATTAGTAGGACAGTGGCAGTTACAATATCTATTATCAGTTCCAGTTACAGTAATTTTTACACAAGAAGGCAAACTATTTATACTCACTTGGTCATTTCCTTTTGCACCTCCAACCGAACCTCTAACTGCCTATGAATTTAAATATAGAATTAACTCTACTACCCAGCCGATGGCAATAGATGTAATCGCCAATGCAATCGAAACTTTGCAGACAATCTTTGAATTTACTCCCAACGGTCAAATCCGCGTAGAATTCATCGGTTTAAAGTCGAGAGAAGCCAGACCAACTACTTTTACAACAGGTGCACTTTTTCTGCAAAAACTTTCCACAACTACAGCTTTACCTCGGAATACAATAATAAAAACATTTAATCAATTCGTAGGAGAAACTTCGCGACAAGCCTATGAGAGCGTACAATATATTCGGTCGATGCTTAATGCTCAACAAGCTTTCTATGCTGAAAATACAAAATTTGCTACAACATTTGAGGAAATGGGTATAGGAATGAAGTTTGAAGAAGAAAATTACCGTTATCAAATTCTCTCTCAAAGTAATTTCACCGAAGATGTAATTATGACGGTTCAAGCCAAAAAACCTCAATTGAGAAGTTATACTGGTGCAGTGTTTCTAGTTCAAGTTAAAGACGACAAGGAAAATGTTAGAACTAGCGTTGCATTTAGTTGCGTAACAAATTGGCCTTCTACTTCACCTCCACCGAGACCAATTGTCCCTAAAAATAACGACCCAGAAAACTTTCGATGTCCTGTTGGTTCCTCTTTGATAACACGGTAA
- the rlmN gene encoding 23S rRNA (adenine(2503)-C(2))-methyltransferase RlmN translates to MSPTSVSQVYSSGNSRDANQSRKTAALAVESGKIPPLLGANLAELTEWVQQQGQPAYRGKQLYQWIYERGARSLSDISVFSKQWRETVAKIPIGRSTIHLRSVAPDATVKYLLKLADGQIIETVGIPTEKRLTVCVSAQVGCAMGCDFCATGKGGFKRNLEVNEIVDQVLTVQQDFGRRVSHIVFMGMGEPLLNIDNVVNAVKCLNQDVGIGQRNITISTVGIRNRITQLAEHQLQVTLAVSLHASNQRLREELIPSAHPYPLGELMAECREYVRSTGRRLSFEYVLLANVNDLPEHAAELASQLRGFQCHVNLIPYNPIQEAEYQRPTPNRINQFVTVLKEKKIAVSVRYSRGLEADAACGQLRASEG, encoded by the coding sequence ATGTCTCCTACTTCCGTTTCTCAGGTGTACTCTTCTGGTAATTCCAGGGATGCGAATCAGTCTCGCAAGACTGCTGCTTTGGCTGTTGAGTCTGGTAAAATTCCTCCTTTGTTGGGGGCGAATTTAGCTGAGTTAACGGAGTGGGTACAGCAGCAGGGACAACCGGCTTATCGCGGCAAACAGTTGTATCAGTGGATTTATGAGAGAGGCGCTCGATCGCTCTCTGATATTTCTGTATTCTCAAAACAATGGCGCGAGACTGTTGCTAAAATTCCGATCGGGCGATCGACTATTCATTTGCGATCGGTCGCACCAGACGCCACAGTAAAGTATCTCCTAAAATTAGCAGACGGTCAAATTATTGAAACAGTCGGCATTCCCACCGAAAAACGGCTGACAGTGTGCGTCAGTGCCCAAGTTGGCTGCGCCATGGGCTGCGACTTTTGCGCTACGGGTAAAGGCGGTTTCAAGCGCAATTTAGAAGTCAACGAAATCGTTGATCAAGTCTTGACGGTACAGCAAGATTTCGGCCGCCGAGTCAGCCACATCGTATTTATGGGGATGGGCGAACCCCTGCTGAATATCGATAACGTTGTAAATGCTGTCAAGTGTTTGAACCAAGACGTAGGAATTGGACAGCGCAACATCACCATTTCCACAGTCGGAATCCGCAATCGCATCACCCAACTAGCCGAACATCAACTGCAAGTTACCCTCGCCGTCAGCCTCCACGCTTCCAATCAAAGACTGCGCGAAGAGTTGATTCCCAGCGCCCACCCTTATCCTTTGGGTGAGTTAATGGCAGAATGCCGCGAATATGTGCGATCGACTGGACGTAGATTAAGCTTTGAATACGTACTCTTAGCAAATGTGAATGACTTACCAGAGCACGCAGCCGAGTTAGCAAGTCAGTTGCGCGGTTTTCAGTGTCACGTCAATTTAATTCCTTACAATCCGATTCAGGAAGCAGAATATCAGCGGCCGACTCCCAATCGAATTAACCAATTTGTGACGGTTTTGAAGGAAAAGAAAATTGCAGTTAGCGTGCGGTATTCTCGCGGCTTAGAAGCAGATGCCGCCTGCGGACAACTGCGCGCCTCCGAGGGTTGA
- the purN gene encoding phosphoribosylglycinamide formyltransferase, translated as MIAANTNSTDCLISPALIEGKAKIATPLKIGVLASGSGSNFEVIAQAIQKGQLNAEIPVLIYNNPEAKAVARAKKYGIPSILLNHRDCKTREELDTKIVKIFQAHNVEWVVMAGWMRIVTKVLLDAFADKVINIHPSLLPSFPGIRAVEQALAAKVKITGCTVHIARLEVDSGPILMQAAVPVLTDDTPETLHARIQVQEHKIMLGAIALIADRPPI; from the coding sequence ATGATTGCAGCAAATACTAATTCTACAGACTGTTTAATTTCTCCCGCACTCATAGAGGGAAAGGCTAAGATTGCCACGCCATTAAAAATAGGAGTTTTAGCATCAGGAAGCGGCAGCAACTTCGAGGTAATTGCCCAAGCCATCCAAAAGGGACAACTCAATGCTGAAATCCCAGTATTAATTTACAACAATCCCGAAGCCAAAGCTGTCGCTAGAGCCAAAAAATACGGCATTCCTTCGATTTTGCTCAATCATCGCGATTGCAAAACCCGCGAAGAATTAGATACAAAAATTGTTAAAATTTTTCAAGCCCATAATGTAGAGTGGGTAGTGATGGCGGGTTGGATGCGGATTGTTACTAAAGTTTTGCTCGATGCTTTTGCCGACAAAGTTATTAACATTCATCCCAGCTTGCTGCCGAGTTTTCCAGGAATTCGCGCCGTCGAGCAAGCACTCGCCGCCAAGGTTAAAATAACCGGATGTACGGTGCACATCGCTCGTTTGGAAGTAGACAGCGGGCCGATTTTAATGCAGGCTGCGGTGCCTGTCTTGACTGACGATACGCCAGAAACGCTGCACGCCCGGATTCAGGTGCAAGAGCACAAGATTATGCTAGGTGCGATCGCCCTAATTGCCGATCGACCTCCGATTTAA
- a CDS encoding GNAT family protein, with amino-acid sequence MKLLDILANLPTIETERLLLRKITLNDASDMFEYASNPEVSEYTMWSTHVSIEDTKYFLKSLTRMYKRRELVDWGIVHKAEKKFIGTCGFVEWSMTHSRAEIGYALSARHWGEGYMSEAVNAIIEFGFREMLLNRIMGRCEVNNIASARVMEKVGMQLEGILRQQVFVKGQYWDLKIYSILREEFFDDLVVE; translated from the coding sequence ATGAAATTGCTCGATATATTAGCAAATTTACCCACTATAGAAACTGAAAGGCTCCTGCTCAGAAAAATCACTTTAAATGATGCCAGCGATATGTTTGAGTATGCTTCTAACCCGGAAGTATCAGAATACACAATGTGGTCAACTCATGTCTCCATCGAAGACACTAAATACTTTCTCAAGTCTCTGACAAGAATGTACAAAAGACGAGAGCTTGTAGATTGGGGAATCGTCCACAAAGCCGAGAAAAAATTTATAGGGACTTGCGGATTTGTGGAATGGAGCATGACGCACAGCCGCGCGGAAATTGGCTATGCACTTTCGGCGAGACATTGGGGCGAAGGATACATGAGTGAGGCTGTCAATGCAATTATTGAATTTGGCTTTCGGGAGATGTTGCTAAATCGAATTATGGGTCGATGTGAAGTTAATAATATTGCTTCTGCCAGGGTGATGGAAAAAGTCGGGATGCAGTTGGAAGGGATTTTGCGACAGCAGGTATTTGTGAAAGGGCAATATTGGGATCTGAAAATTTATTCGATTCTGAGGGAAGAGTTTTTTGATGATCTTGTTGTAGAATAG